The proteins below come from a single Kryptolebias marmoratus isolate JLee-2015 linkage group LG12, ASM164957v2, whole genome shotgun sequence genomic window:
- the rtbdn gene encoding retbindin — protein sequence MGVSSRPLLLMYLAAALIGGASSEGACLQDGKHKSTPSPEPHLTECGLYADNSCCTEEHIQDIGYVPSASNKNEPWDKCGPVNPECEGFLKRVACFYRCSPDASRWPHPHRRSYIQAVPLCHSFCRDWFDACRMDMTCARNWARDPRGQNCTGTCVQYQQMYQHGRDLCESLWGDAFMTVEDDPQEVGEAGDTGVEGRPCGCLTLSPSDKDVIAALRAQQDDPEELDTTKTGLPQYRAPCKAKLPEQTKSGRKGNSVLRKRSVEIEDVEGSGSGL from the exons ATGGGCGTCTCCTCTCGGCCTCTGCTGTTAATGTACCTGGCGGCCGCACTGATTGGCGGAGCCAGCTCGGAGGGGGCATGTCTCCAGGACGGGAAGCACAAGTCCACGCCCAGTCCCGAGCCACACCTGACGGAGTGCGGCCTGTATGCTGACA acagctgCTGCACTGAGGAACACATCCAGGACATTGGTTATGTTCCTTCTGCCAGCAATAAGAACGAACCCTGGGACAAGTGTGGGCCTGTGAACCCCGA GTGCGAGGGCTTTCTGAAGCGTGTGGCATGTTTTTACCGCTGCTCCCCCGATGCTTCCCGCTGGCCTCATCCCCACCGCCGCTCGTACATCCAGGCTGTGCCGCTCTGCCACAGCTTCTGCCGTGATTG gtttgatGCCTGCAGGATGGACATGACCTGCGCTCGTAACTGGGCCAGAGACCCCAGAGGACAGAACTGTACAGGGACCTGTGTTCAGTATCAGCAG atgtACCAGCACGGCAGAGACCTCTGCGAGAGCCTGTGGGGTGACGCCTTCATGACGGTGGAGGATGACCCCCAAGAGGTGGGGGAGGCCGGAGACACCGGAGTGGAGGGCCGCCCGTGCGGCTGCCTGACCCTCAGTCCCTCGGACAAGGACGTGATCGCCGCCCTCAGGGCCCAGCAGGACGACCCGGAGGAGCTGGACACCACCAAGACTGGCTTGCCTCAGTACCGGGCCCCCTGCAAGGCCAAGCTGCCCGAGCAGACCAAGAGCGGCAGGAAGGGAAACTCGGTGCTGCGCAAGCGCTCGGTGGAGATCGAGGACGTGGAGGGGAGCGGGAGCGGACTGTAG